The Phycisphaeraceae bacterium genome has a window encoding:
- a CDS encoding SAM-dependent DNA methyltransferase, protein MHNFSDKVSLIWQVADLLRGPYRPNQYGKVILPLTVLRRLDCVLEPTREKVRTKAEELKRRGTPINNLEPVLNRAAMPPDWPKDRPFPLHNTSKFDFRSLAGDPNNIAKNLTHYIKSFSSKAREIIEYFGFAEHIEKLDKANRLYLIVSKFATIDLHPATVSNVEMGYIFEELIRKFSEAANETAGDHFTPREVIRLIVNLLFTPDGEVLTRKGIVKTLFDPACGTGGMLSVAEEYLAELNPDARLEVFGQDYNPESYAICGSDMLIKGQNIDHIKFGDSFTDDGFPSEHYDYMLANPPFGVEWKPEEDEIRKEHETLKMAGRFGAGLPRINDGSLLFLQHMISKMKPADPRRDNGGTRIGIVFNGSPLFTGDAGSGESEIRRWIIENDWLETIVALPDELFYNTGIFTYVWIVSNRKEPRRRGKVQLINAVSFAQKMRKSLGNKRQEIGDGKDGKPDHVGEITRLYGDFAQGQHSKVFDNADFGYRQITVERPLRLRFAVTPEGIEALRDSGPFKKLAEDADTKPKKRGRKAKGAAAAANEPSSPATSAPANPAGDAIVGVLEGLPGKVWMDRADFLADLETAFEASDAKLSAPIRKAIVAAFGVRDENAAICLDKDGNPEPDPELRDYENVPLKEDILVYFDREVKPHVPDAWISTDEKHRDKKDGKVGIVGYEIPLTRHFYVYQPPRELSAIAADITGLEKDIVRMLAEVTK, encoded by the coding sequence ATGCACAACTTCAGCGACAAGGTCTCCCTGATCTGGCAGGTCGCGGATCTGCTCCGCGGCCCGTACCGCCCCAACCAGTACGGCAAGGTCATCCTCCCGCTGACCGTGCTGCGTCGGCTCGACTGCGTCCTTGAACCCACGCGCGAGAAGGTGCGGACGAAGGCGGAGGAGCTGAAGCGCAGGGGCACGCCGATCAACAACCTGGAGCCGGTGCTCAACCGCGCGGCCATGCCACCGGATTGGCCCAAGGACCGCCCGTTTCCGCTGCACAACACGAGCAAGTTCGACTTCCGCTCGCTTGCGGGCGATCCGAACAACATCGCCAAGAACCTGACGCACTACATCAAGTCGTTCTCCTCCAAGGCCCGTGAGATCATCGAGTACTTCGGCTTCGCCGAGCACATCGAGAAGTTGGACAAAGCCAACCGCCTCTACCTGATCGTCTCCAAGTTTGCCACCATCGACCTGCATCCCGCGACGGTGTCCAACGTCGAGATGGGATACATCTTCGAGGAGCTGATCCGGAAGTTCAGCGAAGCCGCCAACGAGACCGCGGGTGATCACTTCACGCCGCGCGAAGTCATCCGGCTCATCGTCAACCTGCTGTTCACGCCCGACGGCGAGGTCCTCACACGCAAAGGCATCGTGAAGACGCTGTTCGATCCCGCCTGCGGCACGGGCGGCATGCTGTCGGTCGCTGAGGAATACCTCGCGGAGCTCAACCCCGATGCGCGCCTTGAGGTCTTCGGCCAGGACTACAACCCCGAGTCCTACGCGATCTGCGGCTCGGACATGCTCATCAAGGGTCAGAACATCGACCACATCAAATTCGGCGACTCGTTCACCGACGACGGGTTCCCGAGCGAGCACTACGACTACATGCTGGCCAATCCGCCCTTCGGGGTTGAGTGGAAGCCTGAAGAAGATGAGATCCGCAAGGAGCACGAGACGTTGAAGATGGCCGGTCGGTTCGGCGCCGGCCTGCCCCGCATCAATGACGGCTCCCTGCTGTTCCTCCAGCACATGATCTCAAAGATGAAGCCAGCGGACCCCAGGCGAGACAACGGCGGCACGCGCATCGGCATCGTCTTCAATGGTTCTCCGCTCTTCACCGGTGACGCCGGGTCGGGCGAGAGCGAGATTCGCCGTTGGATCATCGAGAACGACTGGCTTGAGACGATCGTCGCACTCCCGGATGAGCTGTTCTACAACACGGGCATCTTCACCTACGTCTGGATCGTCTCCAACCGCAAGGAGCCGCGCCGGCGCGGCAAGGTCCAGCTCATCAACGCGGTCTCCTTCGCCCAGAAGATGCGGAAGTCACTGGGGAACAAGCGCCAGGAGATCGGCGACGGCAAGGACGGGAAGCCCGACCACGTCGGCGAGATCACCCGCCTGTATGGCGACTTTGCCCAGGGCCAGCACTCAAAGGTCTTCGACAACGCCGACTTCGGATACCGCCAGATCACGGTCGAGCGCCCGCTTCGCCTTCGGTTTGCGGTGACGCCCGAGGGGATCGAGGCCCTCCGCGACTCCGGCCCCTTCAAGAAGCTGGCGGAGGATGCGGACACCAAGCCGAAGAAGCGCGGCCGGAAGGCCAAGGGTGCGGCAGCCGCGGCGAACGAGCCTTCCTCCCCCGCCACCTCCGCCCCCGCGAATCCCGCTGGCGACGCGATCGTGGGCGTCCTCGAGGGCCTGCCCGGGAAGGTCTGGATGGATCGGGCAGACTTCCTGGCGGACCTAGAGACCGCGTTCGAGGCGTCGGACGCGAAACTCTCCGCGCCGATCCGCAAGGCGATCGTCGCGGCGTTCGGCGTGCGCGATGAGAACGCGGCGATCTGCCTGGACAAAGACGGCAACCCCGAGCCGGATCCGGAACTTCGCGACTACGAGAACGTCCCCCTCAAGGAGGACATCCTCGTGTACTTCGATCGCGAGGTGAAGCCGCACGTCCCCGATGCCTGGATCAGCACCGACGAGAAGCATCGCGACAAGAAGGACGGCAAGGTGGGGATCGTCGGGTACGAGATCCCACTGACGCGGCACTTTTACGTCTACCAGCCGCCGCGCGAGCTGTCGGCCATCGCGGCGGACATCACCGGGCTTGAGAAGGACATCGTGCGGATGCTCGCGGAGGTGACCAAGTGA
- a CDS encoding DUF262 domain-containing protein, translating to MAKASELEDLKFSDPREEEEGAIDHIPKDERHLRTQAYDMSISDIVGKITNGDIVLDPDYQRNYVWDDKRASLLVESILLNVPIPVIYVAEDDDSLWDVVDGLQRLNSLSRFFSNEFKLKGLEVLDELNGQFYKDLNPKAARILRNGILRIILIFKESNQDIKYEIFMRLNRGAVKLTEQELRNCLYRGAFNDMLHDLCAQGLVQTLLDLDAPHNRMADAELLLRHFTVKGGYDPATGKISTYSGNMRSSLNHYMSKVRHTKSEEIVVLKKEFMLNAMKVAEVFGAEAFHRINPDGSYDDRLNRAIMDAVMVGVGFHTLDEIKAKKAEVKAVLQKLINDDAQFADAITTRTSDKQRMEYRVHTFVRKLDEVMQG from the coding sequence ATGGCGAAGGCATCTGAGTTGGAAGACCTGAAGTTCTCCGACCCCCGCGAGGAGGAGGAAGGCGCGATTGACCACATCCCAAAGGACGAGAGGCATCTGCGCACGCAGGCCTACGACATGAGCATCAGTGACATCGTTGGAAAGATCACCAACGGCGACATCGTCCTCGACCCGGACTACCAGCGGAACTACGTGTGGGACGACAAGCGCGCATCCCTGTTGGTCGAGTCCATCCTGCTAAACGTCCCGATTCCTGTCATCTACGTCGCAGAGGATGACGACAGCCTGTGGGATGTTGTCGACGGGCTACAGCGTCTGAACTCGCTGAGTCGGTTCTTCTCCAACGAGTTCAAACTGAAGGGGCTGGAGGTTCTCGATGAGCTGAATGGCCAGTTCTACAAAGATCTGAACCCAAAGGCTGCGAGGATTCTTCGTAACGGGATTCTCCGCATCATTCTGATCTTCAAGGAGTCCAATCAGGACATCAAGTACGAGATCTTCATGCGCCTGAATCGTGGTGCCGTGAAGCTCACTGAACAGGAGTTGCGGAACTGTCTGTACCGTGGTGCTTTCAACGACATGCTTCACGACCTGTGCGCCCAGGGACTAGTGCAGACGCTCCTCGATCTGGATGCTCCGCACAACCGCATGGCGGATGCCGAGCTGCTGTTGCGCCACTTCACGGTGAAGGGCGGGTACGACCCCGCAACCGGCAAGATCTCGACGTACTCGGGCAACATGCGCTCGTCGCTCAACCACTACATGTCCAAAGTGCGTCACACTAAATCTGAGGAGATCGTGGTGTTGAAGAAGGAATTCATGCTAAACGCCATGAAGGTGGCCGAGGTCTTCGGCGCCGAGGCGTTTCACCGGATCAATCCAGACGGCAGCTACGACGATCGTCTGAATCGCGCCATCATGGACGCGGTGATGGTCGGCGTCGGCTTCCACACGCTCGATGAAATAAAGGCCAAGAAGGCCGAGGTCAAGGCCGTCCTGCAGAAGCTGATCAACGATGACGCCCAGTTCGCGGACGCCATTACTACTCGGACTTCCGACAAGCAGCGCATGGAATATCGCGTGCACACCTTTGTCCGCAAGCTCGACGAAGTCATGCAGGGATAG
- a CDS encoding ATP-binding domain-containing protein, with amino-acid sequence MNLAAKFDVIYGSTALPQALLATIVRSLEQAGIEGTFYIGYPVMASADSNTTIDALLVTQKPGLVAFHFAQKGEDYKAVQDKLYYVLESNLGRHESLRRGRALGVTVNVLSVFPEGEVPAPADAAYPAASPSTLVAALGGMKPIDDPALYRSVSAAIQRVTTIKPVKKRQNIVKAGSKGAILRSIEKEIANLDRWQKSAAIETPEGLQRIRGLAGSGKTVVLALKAAYLHTQHPDWQIAVTFHTRSLYQQFKDLIERFTLEHLGDKPDWEKLRIVHSWGSSATDGMYSLACAAANMIPTNYLSAKSRFGVMRAFEGVCDELAAAMKGREFDLFDAVLIDEAQDLPRSFFRIVDAVTRAPKRIVWAYDELQNLSDAGMASTAELFDRDIQLTNTPGAPQQDIILPVCYRNTPWALTLAHALGFGLSRDRGMVQHFDEPSLWVDIGYMVEKGPLDYGQEVVLARGPRSYPLFFEKLLTPADAVQSQAFNTKDEQYAWIAEQVAKNLKEDELDADDILIVLPEPITQRDEYYSLRRHLDSRGIPSSLAGVTNDRDQFSQSGVVTVSGIYRAKGNEAPMVYIANSDFCVVGHELIRLRNILFTAITRSRAWVRLCGTGLSMTTLQKEIDAVVNSGYKLVFRVPTQEQLAVMRRINRDRTAEEKSQIRKAEKSLEEVLDLVKRGVISPDAMPQLKEILKAMQDKGGKA; translated from the coding sequence ATGAACCTCGCCGCCAAGTTTGATGTCATTTACGGCAGCACGGCGCTCCCCCAGGCGCTGCTGGCGACGATTGTTCGAAGCCTGGAGCAGGCGGGCATTGAGGGTACGTTCTACATCGGCTACCCGGTGATGGCATCGGCGGACTCGAACACCACGATCGATGCGCTACTCGTCACCCAGAAGCCAGGCCTGGTGGCGTTTCACTTCGCGCAGAAGGGCGAGGACTACAAGGCAGTACAGGACAAGCTGTACTACGTTCTCGAATCGAACCTTGGCAGGCATGAGTCGCTGCGTCGCGGGAGGGCGCTCGGCGTCACGGTCAACGTGCTGTCTGTTTTTCCTGAAGGAGAAGTTCCTGCGCCGGCAGATGCCGCGTATCCCGCGGCGTCGCCCTCCACGCTCGTAGCAGCGCTCGGTGGCATGAAGCCGATCGACGACCCCGCCCTCTATCGGAGCGTGTCGGCCGCGATCCAGCGTGTCACAACCATCAAGCCCGTCAAGAAACGGCAGAACATCGTGAAGGCCGGCTCGAAGGGGGCGATCCTGCGGTCGATCGAGAAAGAGATCGCCAACCTTGACCGATGGCAAAAGTCCGCCGCGATCGAAACTCCGGAAGGGCTCCAGAGGATTCGCGGCCTTGCGGGCTCGGGCAAAACGGTGGTGCTGGCCCTGAAGGCGGCATATCTGCACACTCAGCACCCCGATTGGCAGATCGCGGTCACGTTCCACACGAGGTCCCTGTATCAGCAGTTCAAGGACCTGATCGAGCGGTTCACGCTCGAGCACCTGGGGGATAAGCCGGACTGGGAGAAGTTGCGCATCGTCCACTCGTGGGGCTCATCCGCCACGGACGGCATGTATTCGCTCGCGTGCGCCGCGGCGAACATGATTCCGACCAACTACCTGAGCGCAAAGTCTCGCTTCGGAGTCATGCGGGCATTCGAGGGCGTGTGCGACGAACTCGCCGCCGCGATGAAGGGTCGCGAGTTCGACTTGTTCGACGCCGTTCTGATCGATGAGGCCCAGGATCTGCCACGATCATTCTTCCGGATCGTCGATGCGGTCACCAGAGCGCCGAAGAGGATCGTCTGGGCATACGACGAACTCCAGAACCTGTCAGATGCGGGCATGGCATCGACGGCCGAACTATTCGATCGAGACATTCAGCTCACGAACACACCCGGTGCACCTCAGCAAGACATCATTTTGCCGGTGTGCTACCGCAATACGCCGTGGGCGCTCACGCTGGCCCACGCGTTGGGGTTTGGGCTCTCGCGCGATCGCGGCATGGTGCAGCACTTCGATGAGCCCAGCCTCTGGGTAGACATCGGCTACATGGTTGAGAAGGGGCCGCTGGACTACGGGCAGGAGGTCGTCCTTGCACGCGGACCGCGATCCTACCCGCTGTTCTTTGAGAAGCTGCTGACGCCAGCCGACGCCGTGCAATCGCAGGCGTTCAACACGAAGGATGAGCAGTATGCCTGGATCGCGGAGCAGGTTGCCAAGAACTTGAAAGAGGACGAACTCGATGCCGACGACATCCTGATCGTGCTGCCGGAGCCAATAACGCAGCGCGATGAGTACTACTCGCTCCGTCGCCACCTGGATAGCCGCGGGATCCCCTCGTCCCTGGCCGGCGTTACCAACGACCGAGATCAGTTCTCGCAATCGGGCGTCGTCACCGTGTCGGGCATCTACCGCGCCAAGGGCAATGAAGCGCCGATGGTCTACATCGCCAACTCCGACTTCTGCGTCGTCGGCCATGAGTTGATCCGTCTACGGAACATCCTGTTTACTGCGATTACCCGGTCTCGCGCATGGGTGCGTCTCTGCGGCACTGGCCTCAGCATGACCACCCTACAGAAGGAGATCGATGCGGTCGTGAACTCGGGCTACAAGCTGGTGTTCCGCGTCCCGACGCAGGAGCAACTGGCGGTGATGCGCAGGATCAATCGAGATCGCACCGCCGAAGAGAAGAGCCAGATCCGCAAGGCAGAGAAAAGCCTGGAGGAGGTCCTCGATCTCGTGAAGCGCGGCGTCATCTCTCCGGATGCAATGCCTCAGCTCAAGGAGATCTTGAAGGCCATGCAGGACAAGGGGGGCAAGGCGTGA
- a CDS encoding DUF2290 domain-containing protein, whose amino-acid sequence MNARQVATMIASTCQDLRSLGLVTFDNSPCQRREGAFQRVAWPSVGPSAARTFAFGSLGQYLSLIKEGAFTCLLKDYSVVQASYDCDGTNVVAHSLLYWPAPVAIQEPVEDLGDLCAAVAMCMESPASAAPLCELYLRSPMRFDFDPDRASEDHPEVHLHTQFDDTRIHVDRPMSFTTFVKMVFKTFYRETWNSCPELARMHEQRVPLVKDEFAPVPHSLCLAWSAGRDD is encoded by the coding sequence GTGAACGCTCGACAGGTCGCCACGATGATCGCGAGCACCTGCCAGGATCTGCGGAGCCTGGGGCTGGTGACATTCGACAATTCTCCCTGCCAGAGACGCGAGGGAGCGTTTCAACGCGTCGCGTGGCCAAGCGTCGGCCCGAGTGCTGCTCGCACCTTCGCTTTCGGCTCGCTTGGCCAGTATCTATCTCTGATCAAGGAAGGCGCGTTTACATGCCTCCTGAAGGACTACTCCGTCGTTCAGGCGAGCTACGACTGTGACGGAACGAACGTCGTGGCGCACAGCCTCTTGTACTGGCCCGCGCCTGTTGCCATTCAAGAGCCAGTGGAGGATCTCGGAGACCTGTGTGCAGCGGTGGCGATGTGCATGGAATCGCCCGCAAGCGCCGCCCCATTGTGCGAGCTGTACCTTCGGTCCCCCATGCGATTCGACTTCGATCCTGACCGGGCGAGCGAAGACCATCCGGAGGTGCATCTGCACACGCAGTTCGATGACACTCGCATTCACGTTGATCGACCCATGTCGTTCACCACGTTCGTGAAGATGGTGTTCAAGACGTTTTACCGGGAGACGTGGAACTCCTGCCCCGAACTCGCGCGAATGCACGAACAAAGGGTTCCCCTGGTAAAGGACGAGTTCGCGCCAGTCCCCCATTCCCTTTGTCTCGCGTGGTCGGCGGGGCGCGACGACTAG
- a CDS encoding recombinase family protein yields MSKRPRSSSTPADRTRGTGIAAPVRCAIYTRKSSEEGLEQEFNSLDAQREAGEAYIASQRNEGWVCLPNRYDDGGFSGGSMERPSLERLLRDIEAGTIDCVVVYKVDRLSRSLMDFARIMEAFDRKGVSFVSVTQQFNTTSSMGRLTLNILLSFAQFEREIIGERIRDKIAAQKRRGKWAGGVPVLGYDVDRSGGSPRLVVNPREAARVREIFQIYLDAGSLQRAVTVLRHREWTNKRRLTRKGEKRGGRPFDTGTLHVLLTNPILTGKIVHKGQTYDGEHEAIVDPGLFERVRQQLAENGRTGGAEARNKYGALLRGLLRCKHCDCAMIHTFYGKRGRYYRYYRCLNAIKNGARTCAAATLPGLEIEKLVIDEIRALGNDRGLLDRILAEAKVDVDAEQSALKAERGSILNALARMDRELRELVADKDGGATTTARLANLHEQITGARSRLGEVDARLGTIKSTSITRDEARKALNEFDGVWSQLSPREQARVLKLLLSKIEYDPANASVAVTFRATGIAALCRRNLEEAA; encoded by the coding sequence TTCAACTCCCTCGACGCACAGAGGGAAGCCGGCGAGGCGTACATCGCCAGCCAGCGCAACGAGGGCTGGGTCTGTCTTCCGAACCGGTACGACGACGGCGGATTCTCCGGCGGCAGCATGGAGCGACCGTCGCTGGAACGCCTGCTCAGGGACATCGAGGCGGGCACAATCGACTGCGTCGTGGTCTACAAGGTCGACCGGCTCAGCCGGTCTCTGATGGATTTCGCGCGGATCATGGAGGCGTTCGATCGCAAGGGCGTGTCGTTCGTCTCCGTAACGCAGCAGTTCAACACGACCAGCTCGATGGGTAGGTTGACGCTCAACATCCTGCTCTCGTTCGCTCAGTTCGAGCGTGAGATCATCGGGGAACGCATCCGCGACAAGATCGCGGCCCAGAAGCGGCGTGGCAAGTGGGCGGGCGGCGTGCCCGTCCTCGGGTACGACGTCGACCGCTCAGGCGGCAGCCCCCGCCTGGTCGTCAACCCCAGGGAGGCAGCGCGGGTCCGGGAGATATTCCAAATCTACCTGGACGCGGGATCGCTCCAGCGCGCTGTGACCGTTCTGAGGCACCGCGAGTGGACCAACAAGCGACGGCTGACTCGCAAGGGCGAGAAGAGGGGCGGTCGCCCGTTCGACACCGGCACCCTCCACGTCCTGCTGACGAACCCGATCCTCACGGGCAAGATCGTCCACAAGGGCCAGACCTACGACGGAGAGCATGAGGCGATTGTCGATCCCGGTCTCTTCGAGCGCGTGCGACAGCAGTTGGCAGAGAACGGCCGAACCGGCGGTGCCGAGGCCCGCAACAAGTACGGCGCGCTGCTCCGCGGGCTGCTCCGATGCAAGCACTGCGACTGCGCCATGATCCACACGTTCTACGGCAAGAGGGGCCGGTACTACCGCTACTACCGGTGCCTGAACGCGATCAAGAACGGTGCCCGCACCTGCGCGGCGGCGACGCTGCCCGGGCTGGAGATCGAGAAACTCGTCATCGACGAGATCCGTGCGTTGGGAAACGACCGCGGGTTGCTGGATCGCATTCTCGCGGAGGCCAAGGTCGACGTGGACGCGGAGCAATCGGCCCTGAAGGCCGAGCGAGGGTCCATACTGAACGCGCTGGCCCGGATGGACCGCGAGCTCCGGGAACTCGTCGCCGACAAGGACGGCGGCGCGACAACGACCGCCCGCCTGGCCAACCTACACGAACAGATCACCGGTGCCCGTTCGCGCCTCGGCGAGGTGGACGCGAGGCTCGGCACGATCAAAAGCACTTCCATCACCCGCGATGAAGCCCGAAAGGCACTCAACGAGTTCGACGGCGTGTGGTCACAACTGTCCCCGCGCGAGCAGGCACGAGTTTTGAAGCTGCTGCTCTCGAAGATCGAGTACGACCCGGCGAACGCGAGCGTCGCCGTCACGTTTCGGGCGACCGGGATCGCCGCCCTGTGCCGCCGGAATCTGGAGGAAGCCGCGTGA
- a CDS encoding restriction endonuclease subunit S codes for MADATLFLTPPDAGARLAPAQEVTTRYPAYRPSGVVWLGDVPAHWEVKRLKHLCTRSALYGANESAESYQSEGVRFLRTSDIDDEGNLAPAETSAVYLDPTRVTDYMLSDGDLLLSRSGTLGRSFIYNAETHGPCAYAGYLVRFVLRKTLNPRFAFYFTKTKPFEQWIGLAAIAATIGNINGQKFANIELPLPPLPEQEAIAAWLDERTRRVDELVAANRRLIDLLAEQRTALITHAVTKGLNPAAPMKPSGIDWLGDVPAEVRRLKFLSSFVTSGSRGWAEYYSNDGEVFLRIGNVSRVGVDLDLGDIQRVTPPDGAEGERTIVQGGDVLISVTAYIGAVGVVPEGFERAYVNQHLALVRPRRNRIEPRYLAYALFSGLGQIQFRQLMYGGTKEGLGLEDVKNLLVIVPSLDEQRAIVAHLDAACARFDSLTAAAESAIVRLTEYRQAFISAAVTGKISVCGAASTVQPEAASASDPVIAGRINGEAGGTGRTANKYFQRSVLAAEIIARIGNDRTFGRVKLQKALILAEGHLQLAEIESQPMRAAAGPFDNAMMRSIQSQLQKSQWYEYRKDGDPLKFLPLAKAGGHKQYFDRYWGAKEAAFAALMDLLVKLDTQRSEIVATLYSAWNDFLIDQKPVTDDALVAEVLTNWDPAKTAIPEDKWRKAIGWMRGKGLVPTGYGAHTRIAQHDRSKE; via the coding sequence ATGGCTGACGCGACCCTGTTTTTGACCCCCCCGGACGCGGGCGCACGCCTTGCGCCGGCGCAAGAGGTGACGACCCGTTATCCGGCCTATCGGCCCAGCGGAGTGGTGTGGCTGGGGGATGTGCCGGCGCACTGGGAAGTCAAGCGGCTCAAGCATCTATGCACCCGCTCTGCTTTGTACGGCGCGAACGAATCGGCCGAGTCGTACCAGTCGGAGGGCGTGCGATTTCTGCGAACCTCGGACATTGATGACGAGGGCAACCTCGCGCCTGCGGAGACCAGCGCGGTCTATCTCGACCCCACGAGAGTCACGGACTACATGCTCTCCGACGGCGACTTGTTGTTGTCGCGCAGCGGGACGCTCGGCCGCTCGTTCATCTACAACGCGGAAACACACGGCCCCTGCGCCTACGCGGGCTACCTCGTCCGATTTGTGCTGCGAAAGACCCTGAACCCGCGCTTCGCGTTCTATTTCACCAAGACCAAGCCGTTCGAGCAATGGATTGGTTTGGCTGCGATTGCCGCGACGATCGGGAACATCAACGGCCAGAAGTTCGCCAACATCGAACTTCCCCTCCCCCCTCTCCCTGAGCAGGAGGCGATTGCGGCGTGGCTGGACGAGCGGACGCGACGGGTCGATGAGCTGGTCGCGGCCAATCGGCGGCTGATCGACCTGCTCGCCGAACAACGCACCGCCCTCATCACCCACGCCGTCACCAAGGGCCTCAACCCCGCCGCCCCCATGAAGCCCTCCGGCATCGACTGGCTCGGCGATGTGCCAGCGGAGGTGCGGCGACTCAAGTTCCTCTCTTCGTTCGTGACGTCCGGATCGCGTGGATGGGCCGAGTACTACAGCAACGATGGAGAGGTATTCCTTCGCATTGGCAACGTCTCACGCGTCGGTGTCGACCTGGACCTTGGCGACATCCAGCGGGTTACGCCCCCCGATGGTGCAGAGGGTGAACGGACGATTGTGCAAGGTGGCGACGTGCTGATCTCGGTCACGGCGTACATCGGTGCCGTGGGCGTCGTGCCAGAAGGATTCGAGCGGGCGTATGTCAATCAGCACCTCGCGCTGGTCCGGCCTCGCCGCAATCGCATCGAGCCCAGGTATCTGGCCTACGCCCTGTTCTCTGGACTCGGCCAAATCCAGTTCCGCCAGTTGATGTATGGCGGGACCAAGGAGGGCTTGGGACTTGAGGACGTCAAGAACCTGCTCGTGATCGTGCCGTCGCTTGACGAGCAGCGCGCCATCGTCGCCCACCTAGACGCCGCGTGTGCCAGGTTCGACTCCCTCACCGCGGCCGCTGAATCCGCGATCGTCCGCCTGACCGAGTATCGCCAGGCCTTTATCTCCGCCGCCGTGACGGGGAAGATCAGCGTCTGCGGCGCGGCGAGCACCGTGCAACCGGAGGCCGCATCCGCAAGCGACCCTGTGATCGCCGGTCGAATCAACGGCGAGGCCGGTGGCACTGGCCGGACCGCGAACAAGTACTTCCAACGCAGCGTGCTCGCCGCGGAGATCATCGCCCGCATTGGGAATGACCGCACGTTCGGGCGGGTGAAGTTGCAGAAGGCCCTGATCCTCGCCGAGGGGCACCTCCAGTTGGCGGAGATCGAGAGCCAGCCGATGCGGGCCGCGGCCGGGCCGTTCGACAACGCGATGATGCGGTCGATCCAGTCGCAGCTGCAGAAGTCGCAGTGGTACGAGTATCGCAAGGACGGCGATCCGCTGAAGTTCTTGCCGCTGGCCAAGGCGGGCGGGCACAAGCAGTATTTCGATCGGTACTGGGGGGCGAAGGAGGCCGCGTTCGCAGCGTTGATGGACCTGTTGGTGAAGCTGGACACGCAGCGCTCGGAGATCGTGGCGACGCTGTATTCGGCGTGGAACGACTTCCTGATCGACCAGAAGCCGGTGACGGATGATGCACTCGTCGCCGAGGTGCTGACCAATTGGGACCCGGCGAAGACGGCGATCCCCGAGGACAAGTGGCGCAAGGCGATCGGGTGGATGCGCGGCAAGGGACTGGTGCCGACGGGGTATGGGGCGCACACACGCATCGCTCAGCACGATCGGAGCAAGGAGTAG